The following proteins are co-located in the Penaeus monodon isolate SGIC_2016 chromosome 35, NSTDA_Pmon_1, whole genome shotgun sequence genome:
- the LOC119595308 gene encoding zinc finger protein 271-like, whose product MGDLDLDTKICDNTMEFIAVKEENTEENGKDEYWKVKEEIIDGRDEENYIYTKNEGESPVSKEVISLSEEAFENDSEEECDEENTICIKTEDECLEGETVGHFDEENVVFIKEEEEDAKDENSVSEKLIGPDEEAAENCSDIYMFDDEDPLSSKSLPAEDHANTCSSDDGQLVRALKNDATGKHLCDLCGKRYPFMSKLLRHMRVHTNEKPYNNEVCKQIFSNQNGFLKYMDTYTKYGHFTCEVCNKSFSLKDDIMMHMKIHRKEKPYVCEICSKVISGKSGLEKHMRVHTKEKPYSCEVCSKAFSQKPHLESHKSTHLKVKPFNCELCKKPFSCKSSIRKHMRLHSNKKPFSCKVCRKAFTVNYHLVDHMHVHSEEKPFSCDECKKAFARKDDLARHMRIHTHGKPYTCSVCSKSFSRKHSLGVHMRVHTKEKPYSCATCNRAFSEKRKLVKHMKVHAKERTLQLVHGVSFIVIFVSYLCMQMTPQVLSYQRVNEYTYTSIMDDLGLDTKIYNAVEFIAVKEEDTKDIGKQELQKVKEEVIDGRDEENAIYIKNEDESPVSKEVRSLSEEAFENEDCDEENTIYIKTEYKCLELEEVESLEEGAVETDSIETVGHFDEGNAIFIKEGEGDAKDENPVSEKLKSLDEEAPESCLDAFMYDEDPLSSESLVAEDHVNTCSSDGGPLVRSLKNDAKGKHLCDLCGKRFPFMSKLLRHMRVHKNEKPYNSELHKQVFSNQNSVLKYTDTHTNDGHFTCEVCNKSFTLKDDIVMHMRIHRKMKPYKCEVCNKVLSGKSGLEKHMRVHTKEKPYSCEICSKAFSQKPHVESHMRTHLRLKPFNCEVCKKPFSCKSSLTKHMRLHTKEKPFSCKVCRKVFKVYFHLLDHMHIHTEKKPFSCDLCTKAFARKDDLARHIRIHTHGKPYTCSVCSKSFLWKHNLVVHMRVHTKEKPYSCATCSRAFSEKCKLVRHMRVHAKERAI is encoded by the exons ATGGGTGACTTAGATTTGGATACAAAAATATGTGATAACACAATGGAATTCATTGCTGTTAAGGAAGAAAACACAGAAGAGAATGGTAAGGATGAATACTGGAAAGTTAAGGAAGAAATTATTGATGGCAGAgatgaagaaaattatatttatacaaaaaatgaaGGTGAAAGTCCAGTGTCCAAAGAAGTCATAAGTCTAAGTGAGGAAGCATTTGAGAATGATTCAGAAGAGGAATGTGATGAAGAGAATACGATCTGTATAAAGACTGAAGATGAATGTCTAGAAGGAGAAACTGTTGGTCATTTTGATGAAGAGAATGTTGTCTttataaaggaagaagaggaagatgcaaAAGATGAAAATTCAGTGTCAGAGAAATTAATAGGTCCTGATGAAGAGGCAGCTGAAAATTGCTCAGATATTTACATGTTTGATGATGAAGATCCCTTGTCATCAAAGTCACTTCCAGCAGAGGATCATGCTAATACATGTTCCTCTGATGATGGTCAGCTTGTACGAGCACTTAAGAATGATGCAACAGGGAAACATTTATGTGACCTCTGTGGTAAGAGATACCCTTTTATGAGTAAGCTTTTGCGTCATATGAGGGTACATACAAATGAGAAACCTTACAACAATGAAGTATGCAAGCAAATATTCTCTAATCAAAATGGTTTCTTAAAATACATGGACACATATACCAAATATGGACATTTCACATGTGAAGTATGTAATAAGTCATTCTCCttaaaagatgatataatgatgcaCATGAAAATACACAGAAAGGAGAAACCTTATGTATGTGAGATATGCAGTAAAGTAATATCTGGAAAAAGTGGACTAGAGAAACacatgagagtacacacaaaGGAGAAACCTTACAGCTGTGAGGTTTGCAGCAAGGCATTCTCTCAGAAACCCCATCTAGAATCCCATAAGAGTACTCATCTAAAAGTTAAACCTTTCAACTGTGAGTTATGCAAAAAGCCATTCTCCTGTAAAAGTAGTATAAGGAAGCACATGAGATTACATTCAAATAAGAAACCTTTTAGTTGTAAAGTTTGTAGGAAGGCATTCACAGTGAACTATCATCTAGTGGACCACATGCATGTACATTCAGAGGAGAAACCTTTTTCTTGTGATGAATGTAAAAAGGCATTTGCTAGGAAAGATGATTTAGCAAGACACATGAGAATACATACACATGGGAAGCCTTATACTTGCAGTGTATGTAGTAAATCATTCTCACGGAAACATAGTCTAGGGGTGCACATGAGGGTACATACGAAGGAAAAACCTTACAGTTGTGCCACATGTAATAGAGCTTTCTCAGAGAAACGTAAGCTAGTGAAGCACATGAAAGTACATGCAAAAGAAAGAACCTTACAATTG gTTCATGGAGTGTCTTTCATAGTAATATTTGTGAGTTATCTTTGCATGCAAAtgactccacaagtgctcagctacCAAAGAGTCAATGAGTATACCTAT ACTTCCATCATGGATGACTTAGGTTtggatacaaaaatatataatgcagtGGAATTCATTGCTGTTAAGGAAGAAGACACAAAAGATATTGGTAAGCAGGAATTgcagaaagtaaaagaagaagttaTTGATGGTAGAGATGAAGAAAAtgctatttatataaaaaatgaagatgaaagtcCAGTGTCCAAAGAAGTCAGAAGTCTAAGTGAGGAAGCATTTGAGAATGAGGACTGTGATGAAGagaatactatctatataaagaCTGAATATAAATGTCTAGAATTGGAAGAAGTTGAAAGTCTTGAAGAAGGAGCAGTTGAGACTGACTCAATAGAAACTGTTGGTCATTTTGATGAAGGGAATGCTATTTttataaaggaaggagagggagatgcaaAAGATGAAAATCCAGTGtctgaaaaattaaaaagtcttGATGAAGAAGCACCTGAAAGTTGCTTAGATGCTTTTATGTATGATGAAGATCCCTTGTCATCGGAATCACTTGTGGCAGAGGATCATGTGAATACGTGTTCCTCTGATGGTGGGCCGCTTGTAAGATCACTTAAGAATGATGCAAAAGGGAAACATTTATGTGACCTCTGTGGTAAGAGGTTCCCTTTTATGAGTAAGCTTTTGCGTCATATGAGGGTACATAAAAATGAGAAACCTTACAACAGTGAATTACACAAGCAAGTATTCTCTAATCAAAATAGTGTCTTGaaatacacggacacacataccAATGATGGGCATTTCACTTGTGAAGTATGTAATAAGTCATTCACCTTAAAAGATGATATAGTGATGCACATGAGAATACACAGAAAAATGAAACCTTACAAATGTGAGGTATGCAATAAAGTATTATCTGGAAAAAGTGGTCTAGAGaagcacatgagagtacacacaaaagagaaaccTTATAGTTGTGAGATTTGCAGCAAGGCTTTCTCTCAGAAACCCCATGTAGAATCCCACATGCGTACTCATCTACGTCTTAAACCTTTCAACTGTGAGGTATGCAAAAAGCCGTTCTCCTGTAAAAGTAGTCTAACTAAGCACATGAgattacatacaaaggagaaacctTTTAGTTGCAAAGTTTGTAGGAAGGTATTCAAAGTGTACTTTCATCTTCTTgaccacatgcatatacatacagagaaaaaacctttttcttgtgATCTATGTACAAAGGCATTTGCTAGGAAAGATGATTTAGCAAGACACATAAGAATACATACACATGGGAAGCCTTATACTTGCAGTGTATGTAGTAAATCATTCTTATGGAAACACAATCTAGTGGTGCACATGAGGGTACATACAAAGGAAAAACCTTACAGTTGTGCCACATGTAGTAGAGCTTTTTCAGAGAAATGTAAGCTGGTgaggcacatgagagtacatgcAAAAGAAAGAGCCATATAA
- the LOC119595169 gene encoding oocyte zinc finger protein XlCOF19-like yields the protein MEDRSLDTKDQDGTIEFIAVKEENIEDMSEEDFQEIKYYNKNTDEETIVYLKAENEANINYECTASEEIKSLGEGVKKDSDFYLCKDEDPLLLSTQDVANECREMFPLDGDHVIEKEGKEVTDEIEEQEAKVKHFICEVCGRKFLCKSRLVAHIRVHTKEKPFSCELCSKSFLRKDYVVEHMKVHSSEKPYICDVCNKDFSRKGHLVKHIKGVHMKEKPYSCEVCSKDFSVKSDLSVHMRVHTNEKPYTCELCSKVFTVRSNLMRHRRSHTKEKPYRCEVCSKSFFRKDYLVEHVRVHTNERPFSCESCNKSFSEKGNLVRHMRVHK from the coding sequence ATGGAGGACAGAAGTTTAGATACAAAAGACCAAGATGGCACAATTGAATTCATTGCTGTTAAGGAAGAGAATATTGAGGACATGAGTGAGGAGGATTTCCAGgaaataaaatactataacaaAAATACAGATGAAGAGACCATTGTGTATTTAAAGGCTGAAAATGAAGCAAATATTAATTATGAGTGCACTGCGTCTGAAGAAATCAAAAGTCTGGGTGAAGGAGTTAAAAAGGACTCAGACTTTTATCTGTGCAAGGATGAAGATCCTTTGTTATTATCCACACAAGATGTGGCTAACGAATGCAGGGAAATGTTCCCATTAGATGGTGATCACGTAATAGAAAAGGAAGGCAAAGAGGTAACAGACGAAATTGAAGAACAGGAAGCAAAAGTTAAACATTTTATTTGTGAAGTATGTGGTAGGAAATTCCTTTGTAAAAGTAGATTGGTAGCTCacataagagtacatacaaaagagaagcctttTAGCTGTGAGTTGTGCAGTAAGTCATTCTTGAGAAAAGATTATGTAGTAGAACACATGAAAGTACATTCAAGTGAGAAACCTTacatatgtgatgtatgtaaCAAAGACTTCTCTAGGAAGGGCCATCTAGTGAAGCACATCAAAGGAGTTCATATGAAGGAGAAACCTTACAGCTGTGAAGTTTGCAGCAAGGATTTCTCTGTGAAAAGTGACCTGTCTGTgcacatgagagtacacacaaaTGAGAAGCCATATACTTGTGAACTTTGTAGTAAGGTTTTCACTGTGAGAAGTAACTTGATGAGACACAGGAGGTCACATACTAAAGAGAAGCCTTATAGGTGTGAGGTCTGCAGTAAGTCTTTCTTTAGGAAAGATTATTTAGTGGAACACGTAAGAGTACATACAAATGAGAGGCCCTTTAGCTGTGAGTCATGTAACAAATCATTCTCAGAGAAAGGAAATCTAGTGAGACATATGCGAGTACATAAATAG
- the LOC119595309 gene encoding zinc finger protein 1-like → MHMRIHRKMKPYKCEVCNKVLSGKSGLEKHMRVHTKEKPYSCEICSKAFSQKPHVESHMRTHLRLKPFNCEAFARKDDLARHIRIHTHGKPYTCSVCSKSFLWKHNLVVHMKGDIQRKNLTVVPHVVELFQRNVSCPLKEVHWDTYIAVTEEYTDQPYLV, encoded by the exons ATGCACATGAGAATACACAGAAAAATGAAACCTTACAAATGTGAGGTATGCAATAAAGTATTATCTGGAAAAAGTGGTCTAGAGaagcacatgagagtacacacaaaagagaaaccTTATAGTTGTGAGATTTGCAGCAAGGCTTTCTCTCAGAAACCCCATGTAGAATCCCACATGCGTACTCATCTACGTCTTAAACCTTTCAACTGTGAG GCATTTGCTAGGAAAGATGATTTAGCAAGACACATAAGAATACATACACATGGGAAGCCTTATACTTGCAGTGTATGTAGTAAATCATTCTTATGGAAACACAATCTAGTGGTGCACATGAAAGGGGACATACAAAGGAAAAACCTTACAGTTGTGCCACATGTAGTAGAGCTTTTTCAGAGAAATGTAAGCTG TCCTTTGAAGGAGGTCCATTGGGATACGTATATTGCAGTGACAGAAG AGTACACAGATCAACCATATCTAGTATAG